One region of Priestia megaterium genomic DNA includes:
- the upp gene encoding uracil phosphoribosyltransferase, whose amino-acid sequence MGKVYVFDHPLIQHKLTYIRDVKTGTKEFRELVDEVASLMAFEATRDLPLEDVEIETPVCKTKSKVIAGKKLGIVPILRAGIGMVDGFLKLMPAAKVGHVGLYRDPETLQPVEYYVKLPNDVEERDFIVVDPMLATGGSAVEAINSLKKRGAKNIKFMCLIAAPEGVEIVKEAHPDVDIYIAALDEKLNDHGYIVPGLGDAGDRLFGTK is encoded by the coding sequence ATGGGCAAAGTATACGTATTTGATCACCCGCTTATTCAACACAAATTAACTTACATACGCGATGTAAAAACGGGAACGAAAGAGTTTCGTGAATTAGTTGATGAAGTGGCAAGCTTAATGGCTTTTGAAGCAACACGTGATTTACCGCTAGAAGATGTTGAAATTGAAACACCGGTTTGCAAAACAAAGTCAAAAGTTATTGCAGGGAAAAAGCTTGGTATCGTTCCAATTCTTCGTGCTGGTATCGGCATGGTAGATGGATTTTTAAAACTAATGCCAGCTGCTAAAGTTGGACACGTTGGCTTATATCGTGATCCAGAAACATTACAGCCTGTTGAATATTATGTAAAGCTACCTAATGATGTAGAAGAGCGTGACTTTATTGTAGTAGATCCTATGCTTGCAACAGGAGGGTCAGCTGTAGAAGCAATCAACTCTCTGAAAAAAAGAGGCGCTAAAAACATTAAATTTATGTGTTTAATTGCTGCTCCTGAAGGCGTGGAAATTGTAAAAGAAGCACACCCTGACGTAGATATTTACATTGCAGCATTAGATGAAAAATTAAATGACCATGGATATATTGTTCCAGGTTTAGGTGATGCAGGGGATCGTTTATTCGGTACAAAATAA
- a CDS encoding serine hydroxymethyltransferase, with protein sequence MEKQLMQQDPAVYNAIKDELQRQRTKIELIASENFVTTAVMEAQGSVLTNKYAEGYPAKRYYGGCEHVDVVEDLARDRAKEIFGAEHVNVQPHSGAQANMAVYFTVLEAGDTVLGMNLSHGGHLTHGSPVNFSGVQYNFIEYGVDRETHRINYDDVLEKARTHKPKLIVAGASAYPRAIDFKRFREIADEVGAYLMVDMAHIAGLVAAGLHQNPVPHAHFVTTTTHKTLRGPRGGMILCKEEFAKKIDKSIFPGIQGGPLMHVIAAKAVAFGEALQDEFKHYAQNIIDNANRLAEGLKKEGFALVSEGTDNHLVLIDVSSMNLTGKVAEKALDDVGITTNKNTIPYDEQSPFVTSGIRIGTAAVTTRGFGLEEMDEIASIIGLTLKNIEDEEKLAEAKTRVEALTSKFEMYKSL encoded by the coding sequence ATGGAGAAACAACTAATGCAACAAGATCCAGCAGTTTATAATGCGATCAAGGATGAATTACAAAGACAACGTACTAAGATTGAGCTAATTGCTTCAGAAAACTTTGTAACAACAGCGGTAATGGAAGCACAAGGTTCAGTTTTAACAAATAAATATGCTGAAGGCTATCCAGCTAAACGTTACTACGGTGGTTGTGAACACGTGGATGTAGTAGAAGACTTAGCTCGTGATCGTGCAAAAGAAATTTTCGGAGCAGAGCACGTGAACGTTCAACCTCACTCAGGTGCACAAGCAAACATGGCTGTATACTTCACTGTTTTAGAGGCTGGAGACACAGTACTTGGTATGAATTTATCGCACGGCGGTCACTTAACGCACGGAAGTCCTGTTAACTTTAGTGGTGTTCAGTACAATTTCATCGAATATGGTGTAGATCGCGAAACACATCGCATTAACTACGATGACGTATTAGAAAAAGCTCGTACACACAAACCAAAATTAATTGTGGCTGGTGCAAGCGCATATCCACGCGCAATCGACTTCAAGCGTTTCCGTGAAATCGCTGATGAAGTAGGCGCTTATTTAATGGTAGACATGGCTCATATTGCTGGTCTAGTAGCTGCAGGACTTCATCAAAATCCTGTGCCACATGCTCATTTCGTTACAACTACAACACATAAAACACTACGCGGACCACGCGGCGGTATGATTTTATGTAAAGAAGAATTTGCGAAAAAGATTGATAAGTCGATCTTCCCTGGTATTCAAGGTGGTCCATTGATGCACGTTATCGCTGCAAAAGCAGTAGCATTTGGTGAAGCATTACAAGATGAGTTTAAGCACTATGCTCAAAATATCATCGACAATGCTAATCGTTTAGCAGAAGGATTAAAGAAAGAAGGATTTGCTCTTGTATCTGAAGGAACAGACAATCACCTTGTGTTAATCGACGTAAGCTCAATGAATTTGACAGGTAAAGTAGCTGAAAAAGCGCTTGATGATGTAGGTATTACAACAAACAAAAATACAATTCCTTATGATGAGCAAAGCCCATTTGTAACAAGCGGTATCCGTATTGGTACAGCTGCGGTTACAACTCGCGGATTTGGCTTAGAAGAGATGGATGAAATTGCTTCTATCATCGGATTAACGCTTAAAAATATTGAAGATGAAGAAAAGTTAGCTGAAGCTAAAACACGTGTTGAAGCTTTAACAAGCAAGTTTGAAATGTATAAATCACTTTAA
- a CDS encoding TIGR01440 family protein has protein sequence MSELTKWKEQLETVLSDFSAQVQLSSEHTLVIGCSTSEVIGEKIGTAGAMEVAEMIFDTLADFRKKTGVHLAFQCCEHLNRALVVERELARKERLEIVSVVPIHKAGGAMATQAYGQLKDPVLVEFIKADAGIDIGDTFIGMHLKHVAVPVRCTLNAVGHAHVTLAKTRPKLIGGMRAFYELS, from the coding sequence GTGTCTGAACTTACGAAATGGAAAGAGCAGTTGGAAACAGTTTTATCTGATTTTTCAGCACAAGTGCAGTTATCTTCAGAACATACACTTGTCATTGGATGCAGTACAAGCGAGGTAATTGGTGAAAAAATAGGAACCGCAGGCGCAATGGAAGTTGCAGAAATGATCTTTGATACACTAGCAGATTTTCGAAAAAAAACGGGTGTCCACTTAGCATTTCAATGCTGTGAACATCTTAATCGAGCACTGGTAGTAGAAAGAGAATTAGCTCGTAAAGAACGCTTAGAAATCGTTAGTGTTGTTCCTATTCATAAAGCAGGTGGAGCGATGGCTACACAGGCCTATGGCCAGCTTAAAGATCCTGTTTTAGTAGAGTTTATTAAAGCTGATGCTGGGATTGATATTGGAGATACATTCATTGGTATGCATTTAAAGCATGTCGCAGTACCCGTTCGTTGTACGTTGAACGCAGTTGGACACGCTCATGTTACTTTAGCAAAGACGCGTCCAAAACTAATCGGTGGAATGAGAGCGTTTTACGAACTTTCGTAA
- the rpiB gene encoding ribose 5-phosphate isomerase B, whose translation MKVAIASDHGGINLRQEIISLMEELNIEYVDLGCECSASVDYPDYALPVAQKVASQEVSRGILICGTGIGMSIAANKVKGIRCALVHDTFSAKATREHNDSNILAMGERVIGPGLAREIAKIWLTTEFEGGRHENRVNKIKQYEQQSDATVTA comes from the coding sequence ATGAAAGTAGCTATTGCATCTGACCACGGCGGTATAAATTTACGACAGGAAATTATCTCTTTAATGGAAGAATTAAATATTGAATATGTGGATTTAGGGTGTGAATGCTCAGCATCTGTCGATTATCCGGATTATGCACTTCCCGTTGCTCAAAAAGTGGCGAGCCAAGAAGTAAGTCGAGGCATTCTTATTTGCGGAACAGGCATCGGTATGAGCATAGCAGCTAATAAAGTAAAGGGAATTCGCTGCGCTCTAGTGCATGATACGTTTAGTGCAAAAGCCACAAGAGAACATAATGATAGCAACATTTTAGCAATGGGTGAACGCGTCATTGGGCCGGGACTTGCACGTGAAATTGCGAAAATTTGGTTAACGACAGAATTTGAAGGCGGGCGACATGAAAATCGCGTGAATAAAATTAAACAGTATGAGCAGCAAAGTGATGCAACAGTAACGGCATAA
- a CDS encoding low molecular weight protein arginine phosphatase, with translation MKNILFVCTGNTCRSPMAEALLKAKKIDGINVKSAGVFASNGSEASVHAQVALQQKGIACSHASAALTEEQLMWATYIFTMTEQHKMLILNQAPYVSDKLFTLKEFAGEQGEVSDPFGGSLQTYEQTLEELERMINKIVDKL, from the coding sequence TTGAAAAACATCTTATTTGTATGTACAGGAAACACGTGCCGCAGCCCTATGGCAGAAGCGTTGCTGAAAGCTAAAAAAATAGATGGAATAAACGTGAAGTCTGCAGGTGTATTCGCTTCAAATGGAAGTGAAGCTTCTGTTCATGCACAAGTTGCCCTTCAACAGAAAGGCATAGCTTGTTCTCATGCTTCGGCAGCATTAACGGAAGAACAATTGATGTGGGCTACTTATATTTTTACGATGACGGAGCAGCATAAAATGCTAATTTTGAACCAAGCTCCATACGTAAGTGATAAATTATTTACGCTAAAAGAATTTGCCGGCGAGCAAGGTGAAGTATCTGATCCGTTCGGCGGATCATTACAGACGTACGAACAGACTTTAGAAGAGTTAGAGCGTATGATTAACAAAATAGTCGACAAATTATAA
- a CDS encoding manganese efflux pump MntP, producing MNVSQLISEMITLVIMAFALGMDAFSVGLGMGLIRLRFRQIFYIGVVIGIFHIWMPLLGMFIGRLLSDKLGMFATYGGGILLLILGAQMIYSSFKHDDTPFIKPVGFGLLFFALSVSLDSFSVGLSLGIFGARTFLTIIVFGVVSMLLTWLGLLLGRRVQGWLGSYSEALGGSILLAFGIKLLLPF from the coding sequence ATGAATGTATCTCAGTTAATTAGTGAAATGATCACGTTAGTCATTATGGCGTTTGCCTTAGGAATGGATGCTTTCTCAGTTGGTTTGGGAATGGGGTTAATTCGTTTACGCTTTCGCCAAATTTTCTACATTGGTGTTGTTATCGGTATATTTCATATTTGGATGCCGCTATTGGGCATGTTTATTGGACGACTTTTGTCTGATAAACTTGGAATGTTTGCTACCTATGGCGGTGGAATTTTATTGCTGATTCTTGGGGCGCAGATGATTTATTCCTCCTTTAAGCATGACGATACGCCGTTTATCAAACCAGTTGGCTTTGGACTGTTATTTTTTGCGCTCAGCGTGAGTCTAGATAGTTTTTCTGTTGGACTTAGCTTAGGTATTTTTGGGGCAAGAACGTTTTTGACCATTATTGTTTTTGGCGTAGTGAGTATGCTATTAACTTGGTTAGGACTGTTGCTCGGCAGAAGAGTACAAGGCTGGCTTGGTTCATATAGTGAGGCACTGGGCGGGAGCATTTTATTAGCTTTTGGCATCAAATTGCTATTACCTTTTTAA
- a CDS encoding L-threonylcarbamoyladenylate synthase translates to METKLWVVDNFMNEKDIYPQIEEAADLLRNHEVVAFPTETVYGLGGDATSDKAVDKIFAAKGRPSDNPLIVHIGDKEQLHTFVESIPSKAEKVIDAFWPGPLTVILPKKDQVSDKVTAGLNSIAVRMPSHPVALALLKKVALPIAAPSANLSGKPSPTLAHHVMNDLEGRISGVVDGGATGVGVESTVLDCTEEIPIILRPGGITQKELESVIGPVKVDRALISDKEAPKSPGMKYTHYAPDAPLVIVDGSSDFFQSIIDHYQDQGKRVGVLTTSEHENVYKADAVITCGSRSNLETVASHLYESLRSFNECDVDIIVSESFSEEGVGHAVMNRLMKAAGHHVIKQ, encoded by the coding sequence ATGGAAACTAAGTTATGGGTTGTGGATAATTTTATGAACGAAAAAGATATTTATCCACAGATAGAAGAAGCAGCAGATTTGCTGCGCAACCACGAAGTGGTTGCTTTTCCTACAGAGACGGTGTATGGATTAGGAGGAGATGCAACATCGGATAAAGCTGTGGATAAAATTTTTGCAGCGAAAGGACGTCCTAGTGATAACCCTCTTATTGTTCATATTGGAGATAAAGAGCAGCTGCATACATTTGTAGAGTCAATTCCTTCAAAAGCAGAGAAAGTGATTGATGCTTTTTGGCCAGGTCCTCTTACCGTGATATTACCTAAAAAAGATCAAGTTTCAGATAAGGTTACGGCTGGTTTAAACAGCATTGCAGTGAGAATGCCATCACATCCGGTAGCTCTTGCATTATTGAAAAAAGTGGCTTTGCCTATCGCGGCTCCTAGTGCAAACCTCTCCGGCAAGCCAAGCCCCACTTTAGCTCACCACGTGATGAATGATTTAGAAGGGCGTATTAGCGGAGTTGTAGACGGAGGAGCGACAGGGGTAGGAGTAGAGTCGACTGTCCTTGATTGTACTGAAGAGATTCCTATTATTTTACGTCCAGGCGGCATTACTCAGAAAGAGTTAGAAAGTGTAATTGGTCCCGTAAAAGTAGATCGAGCGTTAATAAGTGATAAAGAAGCGCCAAAATCTCCAGGTATGAAATATACGCATTACGCACCTGATGCACCGCTTGTCATTGTTGACGGCAGTTCAGATTTTTTCCAATCTATTATTGATCACTATCAAGATCAGGGTAAGCGAGTAGGGGTATTAACGACATCTGAACATGAAAATGTGTATAAAGCCGATGCCGTCATTACATGTGGATCTCGCTCAAATTTAGAGACGGTTGCTAGCCACTTATATGAGTCTCTTCGTTCATTTAATGAGTGCGATGTAGATATTATCGTTAGTGAAAGTTTTTCTGAAGAAGGAGTCGGTCATGCCGTTATGAATCGATTAATGAAAGCTGCAGGACATCACGTGATTAAGCAATAA
- a CDS encoding GNAT family N-acetyltransferase, translated as MREQLKIASKNDYIRIQKFLQKAGISTAGVEEHIHQFVIMESDEGELLATVGFEKEGMDGILRSLVVSPSLMQSDILLLFKSIVQLAQKHGVKQLYLLTNKASSLHFFQMMNFQQTSYSALPDLLKEHSYLKQLPNPKDVYVMFYAAS; from the coding sequence ATGAGAGAACAATTAAAAATTGCCAGTAAAAATGATTATATTCGAATTCAGAAGTTTTTACAAAAAGCGGGTATTAGCACAGCGGGTGTAGAAGAACATATTCATCAATTTGTCATCATGGAAAGTGATGAAGGCGAGCTGCTAGCAACAGTTGGGTTTGAAAAAGAAGGCATGGACGGAATTCTTCGCTCCCTTGTCGTGTCACCTTCTTTGATGCAATCTGATATTCTGCTGCTATTTAAAAGTATCGTTCAGCTGGCTCAAAAGCATGGTGTGAAGCAACTATATTTACTAACAAATAAGGCATCCTCTCTGCATTTTTTTCAAATGATGAATTTTCAGCAAACATCTTATAGTGCGCTACCTGATTTGTTAAAAGAACATTCGTATTTAAAACAGTTACCAAATCCTAAGGATGTCTACGTGATGTTTTATGCAGCTAGTTAA
- the spoIIR gene encoding stage II sporulation protein R, translating into MKKYAIIYFILLIIGANAQLIYTHNQVQADQPAVIPDEAIRLRILANSDGEKDQYVKRLIRDRVNEQITEWVKDLTSVTVARKTIKENLPALETIAKEVLKEEGVNESVHVKFGKVEFPTKLYGQFLYPAGEYEAVLITLGKGEGANWWCVLFPPLCFLDFSNGEAVKAPEPSEEEPKAEKEKPAASELKSADKTDDTSAESKEPAVKTEIQSATITSDSIKQKAEEPSQPTASSKEAAAKDTSNTAKEETSAKAEKKESKEAEKSVSSKKKADAKSKEDSVEVKFFVVEWVSSVFN; encoded by the coding sequence ATGAAGAAATATGCTATCATTTATTTTATTTTATTAATTATTGGAGCAAATGCTCAACTTATATATACACATAACCAAGTGCAGGCAGATCAGCCTGCAGTCATTCCAGACGAGGCAATTCGACTGCGTATTTTAGCAAACAGCGACGGTGAAAAAGATCAGTACGTAAAACGTCTGATTCGTGACCGTGTGAACGAACAAATTACAGAATGGGTAAAAGATTTAACATCTGTAACTGTAGCTCGAAAAACAATTAAAGAAAATTTGCCAGCGCTTGAGACAATTGCGAAAGAAGTGCTAAAAGAAGAAGGCGTAAATGAATCTGTTCACGTTAAATTCGGAAAAGTAGAGTTTCCTACTAAGTTGTACGGTCAGTTTTTATATCCAGCAGGTGAGTATGAAGCCGTGCTTATTACTCTTGGTAAAGGAGAAGGAGCAAACTGGTGGTGTGTACTATTTCCTCCTTTATGCTTCTTAGATTTTTCAAACGGTGAAGCGGTAAAAGCGCCAGAGCCATCTGAAGAAGAACCAAAGGCAGAAAAAGAAAAACCAGCAGCTTCTGAATTAAAATCTGCAGACAAAACAGATGATACGTCGGCTGAAAGTAAAGAACCCGCAGTGAAGACAGAAATTCAATCTGCAACTATTACATCGGATTCTATTAAGCAGAAAGCTGAGGAACCTTCTCAACCAACGGCATCTTCTAAAGAAGCAGCTGCAAAGGATACAAGCAACACAGCGAAAGAAGAAACAAGCGCTAAGGCTGAGAAAAAGGAAAGTAAGGAAGCTGAAAAGTCTGTTTCATCTAAGAAAAAAGCTGATGCTAAATCGAAAGAAGATTCTGTAGAAGTTAAGTTTTTTGTAGTAGAATGGGTATCGTCCGTATTTAATTAA
- the prmC gene encoding peptide chain release factor N(5)-glutamine methyltransferase, with amino-acid sequence MKVFEALKWASSFLKEAKRDENAGELLLRHHLQMTRTHLLGALQEELEEETLKRFEQDVHAHKAGMPVQYLIGTEEFYGRSFIVNEHVLIPRPETEELVYGMISRMKKEFQHQSIELVDIGTGSGAIAITLALELDSVNVTATDIAIESLNVAKENAQNLDAAVTFIQGDLLQPFLSSNQKFDVIVSNPPYIPADDELSTVVKDHEPNRALFGGKDGLDFYRRFMEELPYVTKSNSIIGFEVGAGQTKDVAEMLQKTFPTAFVECVYDINGKDRMVFAQLRDN; translated from the coding sequence ATGAAAGTATTTGAAGCCCTTAAGTGGGCTTCTTCTTTTTTGAAAGAGGCAAAGCGAGATGAAAACGCGGGAGAACTCTTGCTTCGCCATCACTTACAGATGACGAGAACTCATTTGCTAGGTGCTCTGCAGGAAGAACTAGAAGAAGAAACGCTAAAAAGGTTTGAACAAGATGTCCATGCTCATAAAGCAGGGATGCCTGTACAATATCTCATCGGGACAGAAGAATTTTACGGACGTTCATTTATTGTAAACGAACATGTATTAATTCCAAGACCGGAAACAGAAGAGCTCGTATATGGAATGATTTCTCGAATGAAAAAAGAATTTCAACACCAGTCTATTGAGCTTGTCGATATTGGAACGGGAAGTGGGGCGATTGCTATCACTTTAGCGTTGGAGCTTGACAGCGTCAATGTTACAGCAACAGATATAGCTATAGAATCTTTAAATGTAGCCAAGGAGAATGCTCAAAATCTGGACGCTGCTGTCACGTTTATACAGGGAGATTTATTACAACCATTCCTATCATCAAATCAGAAATTTGATGTAATTGTGTCTAATCCGCCTTATATTCCAGCAGATGATGAATTGTCCACAGTGGTAAAAGATCATGAGCCAAATCGAGCTCTTTTTGGTGGAAAAGATGGTCTGGATTTTTATCGACGTTTTATGGAAGAGTTGCCATATGTGACGAAGTCAAACAGTATTATTGGATTTGAGGTCGGGGCCGGACAGACAAAAGATGTAGCTGAGATGCTGCAAAAAACGTTTCCGACAGCTTTTGTAGAATGTGTATATGATATTAATGGAAAAGATCGAATGGTTTTTGCACAACTTCGTGATAACTAA
- the prfA gene encoding peptide chain release factor 1: protein MFDRLEAVEARYEKLNELLSDPEIVNNPSKLREYSKEQSDIQQTVAAYQEYKDVKEQLSEAKTMLEDKLDADMRDMVKEEIAELETQQEELVEKLRILLIPKDPNDDKNVIMEVRGAAGGDEAALFAANLYRMYSRFAESQGWKTEVMEATTTGVGGYKEIIFMINGKGAYSKMKFENGAHRVQRVPETESGGRIHTSTATVACLPEAEEVEVDIHEKDIRVDTFASSGPGGQSVNTTMSAVRLTHLPTNTVVSCQDEKSQIKNKEKAMKVLRARVYDKFQREAQAEYDATRKQAVGSGDRSERIRTYNFPQNRVTDHRIGLTIQKLDQILEGKLDEIIDALVMEDQARRMEDSN from the coding sequence GTGTTTGATCGTTTAGAAGCGGTAGAGGCGCGCTATGAGAAGTTAAACGAACTTCTGAGTGACCCTGAGATCGTAAACAACCCCTCTAAGTTGAGAGAATATTCGAAGGAACAATCAGATATACAACAAACGGTAGCCGCTTATCAGGAATACAAAGATGTAAAAGAGCAGTTATCAGAAGCGAAAACGATGCTTGAAGATAAGCTTGATGCAGATATGCGCGACATGGTCAAAGAAGAAATTGCCGAGTTAGAAACGCAGCAAGAAGAGCTAGTTGAAAAGCTACGTATTTTATTAATTCCAAAAGATCCAAACGATGATAAAAACGTAATCATGGAGGTTCGTGGAGCGGCTGGTGGAGATGAAGCAGCGTTATTTGCAGCTAATTTGTACCGCATGTATTCTCGTTTTGCTGAATCACAAGGCTGGAAAACAGAAGTAATGGAAGCAACGACTACTGGAGTAGGCGGTTATAAAGAAATTATCTTTATGATTAACGGTAAAGGTGCGTACTCAAAGATGAAATTTGAAAACGGTGCACACCGTGTTCAGCGAGTTCCTGAAACAGAATCAGGCGGTCGTATTCATACATCTACAGCAACGGTAGCATGTCTTCCTGAAGCGGAAGAAGTTGAAGTGGACATTCATGAAAAAGACATCCGTGTAGATACATTTGCTTCAAGTGGACCTGGTGGCCAAAGTGTTAATACGACGATGTCGGCAGTTCGTTTAACACATTTACCAACAAATACAGTGGTATCATGTCAAGATGAAAAGTCTCAAATTAAAAATAAAGAAAAAGCAATGAAAGTATTGCGTGCTCGCGTGTACGACAAATTCCAGCGAGAAGCACAAGCAGAGTACGATGCAACGCGCAAACAAGCAGTTGGATCAGGAGATCGCTCTGAGCGTATCCGTACGTATAATTTCCCGCAAAATCGCGTAACGGACCACCGTATTGGTCTGACGATTCAAAAGCTAGATCAAATCTTAGAAGGCAAGCTTGATGAAATTATCGATGCATTAGTAATGGAAGACCAAGCGCGCCGAATGGAAGATTCGAACTAA
- a CDS encoding thymidine kinase, which translates to MKQSGWIEVICGSMFSGKSEELIRRVRRTQFAKQKAQVFKPAIDNRYSEEAVVSHNGTSVMAYSISASRDILKRVNEETDVVAIDEVQFFDTDILEIVQSLADQGFRVIVAGLDQDFKGEPFGQMPQLMAIAESVTKLQAVCASCGSPASRTQRLINGEPASYDDPIILVGASESYEPRCRHCHVVQKSKGQAVSVDSSEMVEK; encoded by the coding sequence ATGAAACAAAGCGGTTGGATAGAAGTAATTTGTGGCAGTATGTTTTCAGGGAAATCAGAAGAGTTGATTCGACGTGTGCGCCGTACGCAGTTTGCTAAACAAAAAGCACAAGTGTTCAAGCCTGCAATTGATAATCGATATAGTGAAGAAGCTGTCGTTTCACATAATGGTACATCTGTTATGGCTTATTCAATCTCAGCATCGCGCGATATTTTAAAGCGAGTAAATGAAGAGACAGACGTAGTAGCGATAGATGAAGTACAGTTTTTTGACACAGATATTTTAGAAATTGTTCAATCTTTAGCAGATCAAGGCTTTCGTGTGATTGTAGCAGGGTTAGACCAAGACTTCAAAGGTGAACCTTTTGGACAAATGCCCCAGTTAATGGCTATTGCAGAATCGGTAACAAAGCTACAGGCCGTATGCGCTTCATGTGGCTCTCCTGCGAGCCGTACGCAGCGTTTGATTAACGGTGAGCCTGCTTCTTATGACGACCCTATTATTTTAGTCGGTGCGTCTGAATCGTACGAACCAAGATGTCGTCATTGCCACGTTGTGCAAAAGTCCAAAGGACAGGCTGTGTCTGTGGACTCAAGCGAAATGGTCGAAAAATAA
- the rpmE gene encoding 50S ribosomal protein L31, whose translation MKTGIHPNYKTVMVKCTCGNEFESGSVKEEIRVETCSECHPFYTGRQKFAEAGGRVDRFNKKYGLK comes from the coding sequence ATGAAAACAGGAATTCATCCAAACTATAAAACAGTTATGGTTAAATGTACTTGCGGAAACGAATTTGAAAGTGGTTCTGTAAAAGAAGAGATCCGCGTTGAGACTTGTTCTGAATGTCACCCATTCTACACTGGTCGTCAAAAATTCGCTGAAGCTGGTGGCCGTGTTGATCGCTTCAACAAAAAATACGGTCTTAAATAA
- the rho gene encoding transcription termination factor Rho has protein sequence MNLTLSSLENMKLKELYEHAREYKVSYYSKLTKKELVFAILKAQAEQDGLLFMEGVLEIIQSEGFGFLRPINYSPSSEDIYISASQIRRFDLRNGDKVSGKVRPPKENERYYGLLHVEAVNGEDPETSKERVHFPALTPIYPNEQMLLETQPRSFSTRIIDLISPIGFGQRGLIVAPPKAGKTMLLKEIANSITTNHPDAELIVLLIDERPEEVTDIERSVDGDVVSSTFDEVPENHIKVAELVLERAMRLVEHKKDVVILMDSITRLARAYNLVIPPSGRTLSGGIDPAAFHRPKRFFGAARNIEDGGSLTILATALIDTGSRMDDVIYEEFKGTGNMELHLDRSLAEKRIFPAIDIRRSGTRKEELLIPKEHLDHLWAIRKSMADAPDFAEKFLKRLRQTKTNEEFFSMLTEEKKTLLANKR, from the coding sequence ATGAACTTAACATTATCCAGTTTAGAAAATATGAAATTAAAAGAGCTATATGAACATGCTCGTGAGTATAAAGTTTCGTACTATAGTAAATTAACGAAAAAAGAACTTGTCTTTGCTATTTTAAAGGCTCAAGCTGAACAAGATGGGCTTTTATTTATGGAAGGCGTTCTTGAAATTATTCAGTCAGAAGGATTCGGTTTCTTACGACCAATTAACTATTCACCGAGTTCAGAAGATATTTATATCTCAGCTTCACAAATTCGTCGCTTCGATCTGCGTAATGGAGACAAGGTATCGGGGAAAGTTCGTCCTCCGAAAGAAAATGAGCGCTACTACGGGTTACTGCATGTAGAAGCAGTAAACGGAGAAGACCCAGAAACGTCAAAAGAACGCGTACATTTTCCAGCACTAACCCCGATTTATCCAAATGAGCAAATGCTGCTGGAAACTCAGCCAAGAAGTTTCTCTACGCGTATTATTGACTTGATTTCACCAATTGGATTTGGGCAAAGGGGACTAATTGTTGCGCCGCCAAAGGCAGGTAAAACGATGCTGTTAAAAGAAATTGCCAATAGCATTACAACCAATCATCCTGATGCGGAATTGATTGTTCTTCTTATTGATGAGCGTCCTGAAGAAGTAACGGACATTGAGCGTTCGGTTGACGGTGATGTTGTCAGTTCTACATTTGACGAAGTGCCAGAAAATCACATTAAAGTAGCGGAACTTGTCCTTGAACGTGCGATGAGACTTGTCGAACACAAAAAAGATGTTGTCATTTTGATGGATAGCATTACAAGACTTGCTCGTGCTTATAACTTAGTTATTCCACCGAGCGGTCGTACACTATCAGGGGGTATTGATCCAGCTGCTTTTCATCGTCCAAAACGCTTCTTTGGAGCTGCGCGTAACATTGAAGATGGAGGCAGCTTAACCATTCTAGCAACAGCCTTAATTGATACAGGCTCTCGTATGGATGATGTTATTTATGAAGAATTTAAAGGTACAGGTAACATGGAACTGCATCTAGATCGTTCACTAGCTGAAAAACGTATCTTCCCTGCGATTGACATTCGTCGTTCAGGCACACGTAAAGAAGAGCTGTTAATTCCAAAAGAGCATTTAGACCACTTATGGGCAATTCGCAAATCAATGGCAGATGCTCCTGATTTTGCAGAAAAATTCTTAAAACGTTTACGTCAAACAAAGACAAATGAAGAGTTCTTTTCGATGTTAACGGAAGAGAAAAAAACGCTTCTAGCAAATAAACGATAA